The Pedobacter mucosus genome window below encodes:
- a CDS encoding GIY-YIG nuclease family protein — MKKFVYIVTDRNRTSMHVGMSSDLIKTLDFYKQMPNLFFDSGQQLTRLVYFEEFKTESQALARFKIISRFTRIQKERLVRSCNPDWIDLTIGLDFENILLHKNMTNQVKIAFTSMS; from the coding sequence ATGAAAAAGTTTGTTTACATCGTTACCGACAGAAACCGCACCAGCATGCATGTAGGCATGAGTTCTGATTTGATCAAGACATTGGATTTTTATAAACAAATGCCGAACTTATTTTTTGATAGCGGTCAGCAATTAACACGTTTGGTTTATTTTGAAGAATTTAAAACGGAATCCCAAGCATTAGCTCGTTTCAAAATAATTAGCAGATTTACCCGTATTCAAAAGGAACGATTGGTTAGATCTTGTAATCCAGATTGGATTGACTTAACAATTGGTCTTGATTTTGAAAATATTCTTCTTCATAAAAACATGACTAATCAAGTTAAAATCGCTTTTACAAGCATGTCTTAA
- a CDS encoding XRE family transcriptional regulator — MSNISNNLKYLRKKKGHTQQNFADIMEIKRSLIGAYEEDRAEPKYDLLKKIAEYFELTIDEFINEKISDTWKPKLKSTGSNLRVLSISVDQNDKENIELVPVKASAGYLNGFSDPQYISDLPKFQLPLAALRQGTFRAFEIMGDSMLPVQPGSVIIGEYIDNWNEVKAGDTYIVISKNEGVVYKRAGNRFKENKDLKLISDNKVYDAYSIAADDILEIWKAKAYISTSMPEPAPDPTMETLTQMMAQMQKSISQLNKN; from the coding sequence ATGTCGAATATTTCAAATAATTTAAAGTACCTCAGGAAGAAGAAAGGCCATACACAGCAAAATTTCGCTGATATTATGGAAATTAAAAGATCTTTAATCGGTGCTTATGAGGAAGACCGAGCAGAACCTAAATATGATTTGCTAAAAAAAATAGCAGAATATTTTGAATTAACCATTGATGAGTTCATTAATGAAAAAATTTCTGATACTTGGAAACCAAAGCTAAAAAGCACAGGATCGAACTTAAGGGTGTTAAGTATCTCTGTTGATCAAAATGACAAAGAAAATATAGAATTGGTACCTGTAAAGGCAAGTGCAGGTTATTTAAATGGATTTTCTGATCCACAATATATAAGTGATTTACCAAAATTCCAGTTGCCATTGGCTGCTCTTCGTCAAGGAACTTTTAGAGCATTTGAAATTATGGGCGATAGTATGTTGCCTGTACAGCCTGGAAGTGTAATTATTGGAGAATATATTGATAACTGGAATGAAGTAAAGGCTGGCGATACTTACATTGTGATAAGCAAAAATGAAGGTGTAGTTTATAAAAGAGCAGGAAATCGGTTCAAAGAAAATAAAGATTTGAAATTAATTTCTGATAATAAAGTATATGATGCTTACAGCATTGCTGCTGATGATATTTTAGAAATATGGAAAGCTAAAGCATATATTTCAACATCTATGCCTGAACCAGCGCCTGACCCAACCATGGAAACCTTAACTCAAATGATGGCTCAGATGCAAAAGTCTATTTCTCAATTAAACAAAAATTAA
- a CDS encoding DUF4890 domain-containing protein — MKKLILTLAIAVMGFTAVFAQDAAKKDRRSMPKLTAEQRADKATGLMEKKLNLNADQKTKVYALELSKAKKMDALRAEDRSAMKGKMQSMKADRDKSNADLDKILTADQKTKLDAFRAEAKEKGGRMRKGMGRGNREKAPIVSNPPAQG, encoded by the coding sequence ATGAAAAAACTAATTTTAACACTAGCAATTGCAGTAATGGGATTTACTGCAGTTTTTGCTCAAGACGCTGCAAAAAAGGACAGACGTTCTATGCCGAAGCTTACAGCAGAACAAAGGGCTGATAAAGCAACTGGCTTAATGGAGAAAAAATTAAACCTTAACGCAGATCAAAAGACGAAGGTTTATGCTTTAGAACTAAGTAAAGCAAAAAAAATGGATGCTTTGCGTGCAGAAGACAGATCTGCAATGAAAGGAAAAATGCAAAGCATGAAAGCAGATAGAGATAAATCTAACGCTGATTTAGATAAAATATTAACTGCAGATCAAAAAACAAAATTGGATGCCTTTCGTGCTGAAGCCAAAGAAAAAGGTGGCAGGATGAGGAAAGGAATGGGAAGAGGAAATAGAGAAAAAGCACCAATCGTTTCGAATCCACCAGCACAAGGCTAA
- a CDS encoding aminotransferase class I/II-fold pyridoxal phosphate-dependent enzyme, with protein sequence MSKIEQFLISRLQLRKDNLSIRNLSTNFPPVDFCSNDYLGFAKSDQLRQIIDENVLRIKKYQNGSAGSRLLSGNSAFFEETEKYITDFHYAESGLIFNSGYDANVGLLSSVPQRGDTIISDELIHASIIDGCRLSYASRFKFEHNNLFSLKEKLNLAQGNTFVIVESVYSMDGDLAPLKEISSLCETYGANLIVDEAHATGIFGDHGRGLVNQQKLEDKVFARVVTFGKAMGTHGAIVLGSNNLRHYLINFARSFIYTTAAPIHNIVAIKSSYQFLLDSDPTVIHQKIRLFTDLLKDRKIASLKSESAIQGIVFSSNEATKNAALFLQNKGFDVRAILSPTVPIGKERLRICLHSYNSDEEIIDLVNLLASIIN encoded by the coding sequence ATGAGTAAAATTGAACAGTTTTTAATAAGTAGACTTCAGTTAAGAAAAGATAATTTATCTATCAGAAATTTATCTACCAACTTCCCTCCTGTCGATTTCTGTTCTAATGACTATTTAGGTTTCGCTAAATCTGACCAATTAAGGCAGATCATTGATGAAAATGTATTAAGAATTAAAAAGTATCAAAATGGCTCGGCTGGATCTCGGCTTTTAAGCGGTAATTCAGCATTTTTCGAAGAAACCGAAAAATATATTACTGATTTTCATTACGCAGAAAGTGGCTTAATATTTAATTCTGGATATGATGCGAATGTTGGGTTGTTATCAAGCGTTCCGCAACGTGGAGATACAATTATTTCTGATGAACTGATCCATGCAAGTATTATTGATGGTTGCAGATTAAGTTATGCTTCAAGATTTAAATTTGAACATAATAATCTTTTTAGCCTTAAAGAAAAGTTAAATTTGGCTCAAGGCAATACATTTGTTATCGTTGAAAGTGTGTATTCAATGGATGGTGATTTAGCTCCTTTAAAAGAAATTTCTTCACTTTGTGAAACTTATGGTGCTAACTTAATTGTTGATGAAGCCCATGCAACAGGCATTTTTGGTGATCATGGTAGAGGTTTAGTGAATCAACAAAAACTGGAAGATAAAGTATTTGCAAGAGTGGTAACTTTTGGTAAAGCAATGGGAACGCATGGCGCAATTGTTTTAGGAAGTAATAATTTAAGGCATTACCTTATTAATTTTGCAAGATCTTTTATTTATACAACTGCAGCTCCCATTCATAATATCGTTGCCATAAAATCTTCATACCAGTTTTTATTAGATAGTGATCCCACAGTCATACATCAAAAAATTAGATTGTTTACAGATCTTTTAAAGGATCGTAAAATAGCCTCACTAAAAAGCGAAAGTGCAATCCAGGGCATTGTATTTTCATCTAATGAAGCAACAAAAAATGCAGCATTATTTTTGCAAAATAAAGGTTTCGATGTTCGAGCCATTTTAAGTCCGACAGTACCCATTGGTAAAGAGCGGTTGAGGATTTGCCTTCATTCCTATAATAGTGATGAGGAAATAATCGACCTTGTAAATCTTCTTGCCTCTATAATTAATTAA
- the bioD gene encoding dethiobiotin synthase, with translation MNRYFITGIGTGIGKTLISAILTEKLQADYWKPIQSGDLEVSDSKTIAGLISNPKTIIHPESYRLTQPLSPHLSAKLDGIEIDLNKIVIPNIENSLVIEGAGGLMVPLNENELIIDLIKKLNIEVILVSQNYLGSINHTLLSINLLKQFEIPLKGIIFNGDENQESERFILQYSKVKKLGQVPSFSIINREKVKSAGAGILL, from the coding sequence ATGAATAGATATTTTATCACAGGCATTGGAACTGGAATCGGTAAAACTTTGATAAGTGCAATTTTAACAGAAAAACTACAGGCAGATTATTGGAAACCCATTCAATCTGGCGATTTAGAAGTTAGCGATAGCAAAACGATAGCTGGCTTAATTAGTAATCCAAAAACCATTATTCATCCTGAAAGTTACCGATTAACACAGCCATTGTCTCCACATTTATCAGCTAAGCTTGATGGAATTGAAATCGATTTAAATAAAATTGTAATTCCTAACATAGAAAATAGCTTGGTAATTGAAGGCGCTGGTGGCTTAATGGTTCCTTTAAATGAAAATGAACTTATTATCGATTTGATCAAAAAGCTAAATATTGAGGTAATTTTAGTTTCTCAGAATTATTTAGGAAGCATTAATCATACTCTATTATCTATTAATTTATTAAAACAGTTTGAAATTCCTTTGAAGGGAATTATTTTCAATGGAGATGAGAATCAGGAAAGCGAAAGATTTATCTTACAATATAGCAAAGTAAAAAAGCTAGGGCAAGTGCCTAGCTTTTCAATAATTAATCGAGAAAAAGTAAAATCAGCCGGAGCTGGAATTCTACTTTAA
- a CDS encoding GDSL-type esterase/lipase family protein, with protein MRINLNKLSIALSIIVVLGFSNLKAQTVKWDSTYRPGSYLKQVAAFKEDPTSKKDIIFLGNSITAGTNWAKLLNLPQAKNRGISGDITFGILDRLQDVIDGKPQKVFILIGINDISRNIPDSVILRNYKLMISKIKKGSKKTHIYFNTLLPVNSSFGKFPNHYGKDEHILWLNDQIRKFSTKNVTVIDLYSQFTDADRHLKAELTKDGLHLLPEGYTVWADYLNKTGYLK; from the coding sequence ATGAGAATAAATTTAAATAAGTTATCAATTGCGCTTTCAATAATTGTTGTACTTGGCTTTTCCAATTTAAAAGCACAAACTGTAAAATGGGATAGCACTTATCGTCCAGGGAGTTATCTTAAACAAGTTGCTGCCTTTAAAGAAGATCCAACATCGAAGAAAGATATAATCTTTTTAGGCAATAGTATTACTGCTGGTACAAATTGGGCCAAGCTTTTAAATTTACCTCAAGCGAAAAATCGTGGAATATCAGGTGATATAACTTTTGGGATATTAGATCGTTTGCAAGATGTGATTGATGGAAAACCTCAAAAAGTGTTCATTTTAATTGGTATTAATGATATTTCTAGGAATATTCCTGATAGTGTAATTCTTAGGAATTATAAATTAATGATCTCAAAAATTAAAAAAGGATCGAAAAAGACGCATATTTATTTCAACACATTATTACCAGTTAACAGTTCATTCGGTAAATTCCCGAATCATTATGGAAAAGATGAACATATACTTTGGCTAAACGATCAGATTAGAAAGTTCTCTACTAAAAATGTAACCGTTATTGATTTATATTCACAATTTACCGATGCTGATAGACATTTAAAAGCCGAATTAACTAAAGATGGCCTTCATTTATTACCAGAAGGTTATACCGTTTGGGCAGATTATTTAAATAAAACAGGTTATTTAAAGTAG
- a CDS encoding glycerophosphodiester phosphodiesterase family protein: MKIATILLIAVATTAVQPVKSFAQKAEFPTFSAEAHRGGRGLMPENTISAMLNTLKIDGITTLEMDTHITKDGKVVVTHDDYLSPAFMLTPEAAEIPAADAKKYPVFAMNYVDLKAFDLGTKNYSLFPQQKKFKTYIPLLSTLIDAVQRDIKVNKRKQFFYNIETKCSEAGDGITNPSPEKFVELLISVLENKKILPYVVIQSFDKRTIQIINKKYPKIKTSFLVANKKTYEENIADLGFKPFILSPVLQMVNEELVSKAHADGVKIIPWTANTADEISKLKALRVDGIISDYPDILVQSK; the protein is encoded by the coding sequence ATGAAAATAGCTACTATACTTTTAATTGCAGTTGCAACAACGGCAGTGCAACCAGTAAAATCTTTTGCTCAGAAAGCCGAATTTCCTACTTTCAGTGCCGAAGCGCATAGAGGCGGAAGAGGATTAATGCCTGAAAATACCATTTCTGCGATGTTAAACACGTTAAAGATCGATGGAATTACAACTTTAGAAATGGATACACACATTACTAAAGATGGAAAAGTTGTAGTTACTCATGATGATTATTTGAGTCCGGCTTTTATGTTAACTCCAGAAGCAGCGGAAATTCCAGCTGCCGATGCTAAAAAATATCCGGTTTTCGCAATGAATTATGTTGATTTAAAAGCATTTGATTTAGGAACTAAAAATTATAGTTTATTTCCTCAACAAAAGAAATTCAAAACTTATATTCCTCTTTTAAGTACTTTAATTGACGCTGTTCAGCGTGATATTAAAGTAAATAAACGCAAACAATTTTTTTATAATATTGAAACTAAATGCAGTGAAGCAGGCGATGGGATCACAAATCCTAGTCCTGAAAAGTTTGTAGAACTTTTAATTTCTGTTTTAGAAAATAAAAAGATTTTGCCTTATGTAGTTATCCAATCTTTTGATAAACGAACAATCCAAATCATCAATAAAAAATATCCTAAAATAAAGACTTCATTTTTAGTTGCTAATAAAAAAACTTACGAAGAGAATATTGCAGATCTTGGCTTTAAACCGTTTATATTAAGTCCGGTTTTACAAATGGTTAACGAAGAATTAGTTTCGAAGGCACATGCTGATGGTGTTAAAATTATCCCTTGGACAGCAAACACGGCTGATGAAATAAGCAAATTAAAAGCCTTGAGAGTGGATGGAATTATTTCTGATTATCCAGATATATTAGTTCAATCTAAATAG
- a CDS encoding calcineurin-like phosphoesterase C-terminal domain-containing protein has translation MNRRSFLQKTSLLTTTLFVSLNADAFAFLNNDKKISGKVISKGKGVANVIISDGYSVIQSDKNGNYTIDVNELARFIWISTPSGYEFKTESSIARHYYKPDTAGKLNFDLKPLNQQDDKHSFIIWADPQVKNKKDVEQMMATSVPDTIEAVKSLGNVPIHGIGVGDLVWDNFDLFPAYDEAIAKIGIPFFQAIGNHDQDYRQGGDETSDRTFQAHYGPTYYSFNRGKAHYVVLDDVRYLGTEREYDGFITQTQLDWLAKDLRYVSKDALLILCLHIPVHNQVKNREDFYAVFKEFKNVHIMSGHTHYNKNVITNGVFEHNHGTVCGGWWTGPICEDGTPRGYGVYEVNGTDLKWHYKSTGRNRREQLDIYVDELTNQKRLIANVWNYDPEWKVEYFLDDKPMGAMLQQTGLDPLAVKIYKGDKLPNPRPFVEPRSTDHLFIAQFEPSVKKVKVIATDRFGEKFEADYQS, from the coding sequence ATGAATAGAAGATCTTTTCTACAGAAAACCAGCCTTTTAACGACAACTTTATTTGTTAGTTTAAATGCTGATGCATTTGCATTTTTAAATAATGACAAAAAGATTTCTGGCAAGGTTATAAGCAAAGGCAAAGGTGTTGCTAATGTTATTATTTCTGACGGTTACAGTGTTATTCAATCAGATAAAAACGGAAATTACACGATAGACGTTAATGAACTGGCTAGATTTATTTGGATCAGTACGCCATCGGGGTATGAATTTAAAACGGAAAGCAGTATTGCTCGTCATTATTACAAACCAGATACAGCTGGCAAATTAAACTTTGATTTAAAGCCGCTCAATCAACAGGATGATAAACATAGTTTTATTATTTGGGCAGATCCGCAGGTGAAAAATAAAAAAGATGTTGAGCAAATGATGGCCACATCAGTGCCCGATACGATTGAAGCCGTTAAAAGTTTAGGAAATGTTCCTATTCATGGAATTGGTGTTGGCGATTTAGTTTGGGATAATTTTGATTTATTTCCGGCTTATGATGAAGCGATAGCTAAAATTGGCATTCCTTTTTTCCAAGCAATTGGTAACCATGATCAAGATTATCGCCAGGGTGGAGATGAGACTTCAGATAGGACTTTTCAAGCACACTATGGACCAACTTACTATTCTTTTAATAGGGGTAAAGCGCATTATGTTGTTCTAGATGATGTTCGTTACCTTGGAACGGAACGCGAATACGATGGTTTCATTACGCAAACTCAGTTAGATTGGCTAGCGAAAGATCTTCGGTATGTTTCGAAAGATGCACTGTTAATTCTTTGTCTCCATATTCCCGTTCATAATCAGGTTAAAAACCGAGAAGACTTTTATGCTGTTTTTAAAGAGTTTAAAAATGTTCACATCATGTCTGGTCATACTCATTATAATAAAAATGTAATCACAAACGGTGTATTTGAGCATAATCACGGTACAGTTTGCGGTGGTTGGTGGACAGGTCCAATTTGTGAAGATGGAACACCACGAGGTTATGGTGTTTATGAAGTTAATGGTACAGATTTGAAATGGCATTATAAATCTACAGGTAGGAACAGAAGAGAACAGCTAGATATTTATGTGGATGAATTGACCAATCAAAAGCGGTTAATTGCCAATGTATGGAACTACGATCCGGAATGGAAAGTAGAATATTTTTTGGATGATAAACCGATGGGAGCAATGCTACAGCAAACTGGTTTAGATCCTTTAGCAGTTAAGATTTATAAAGGCGATAAGCTTCCAAACCCGAGGCCTTTTGTAGAACCTCGTTCCACAGACCACTTATTTATAGCACAGTTTGAACCTTCGGTAAAGAAAGTGAAAGTTATTGCAACGGATCGCTTCGGAGAAAAATTTGAAGCAGATTATCAATCCTAA
- a CDS encoding DUF5689 domain-containing protein, translating into MKKTLKYIFLLTVLVGILAGCKRDDDYVNSIPSSFISNFDLKKLYKGADLQLTPASMGGAVSIKGVVISDFRAGNAPTGLLIMQNSRLAGNGIDSLRGMAFNIGADAANFIPGDSIHVKVEGGTLKRVNGILQIVGISAGSISKIASGKTPKILIVNTARFLAAPSTFESTLVTIANSVFEPEITTGATYSGDKTINDGYGKAIVHTETTASYGTSALSPSGNFTGIPFLISSSGTNQIQLWMRKEDDFVFVALPKLSPIVISGFLVDPNGGDANNEYIQFLATRDINFATTPFSVYTSNNAGATTFPTLGWNTGGARTYKFNLTSGTVSKGEYFYVGGTPKRINGSSSVLSTDISSAKWIRSVDYSVATGAVGADGIGAKTDNLLANSGNVAGIAIFEGTTVTLASTPLDVIFFGGANGNFYSVGPPEVGYKITINDFYTTFNPSTRGTQLYYGAGTNVNRLSFPGATSFAKLGGLYDATSGRWVNGRALTNVPLTVTSPLTAIEGGTALVN; encoded by the coding sequence ATGAAAAAGACATTAAAATATATTTTTTTACTAACGGTACTTGTTGGCATTTTAGCAGGATGTAAACGAGATGATGATTACGTTAACAGCATACCTAGTTCGTTTATTTCAAACTTCGATTTAAAAAAGCTTTACAAAGGAGCAGATTTGCAGCTTACACCAGCATCGATGGGTGGTGCAGTTTCTATTAAAGGGGTTGTAATATCAGATTTTAGAGCTGGTAATGCTCCAACGGGATTACTAATTATGCAAAATAGCAGGCTTGCCGGTAATGGAATTGATTCATTAAGAGGCATGGCTTTTAACATCGGTGCCGATGCCGCAAATTTTATTCCTGGTGATTCGATTCATGTAAAAGTAGAAGGTGGAACGTTAAAAAGAGTGAATGGTATTTTACAAATTGTAGGGATTTCCGCTGGATCAATTTCGAAAATAGCATCTGGCAAAACGCCAAAAATACTTATTGTTAATACAGCTCGATTTTTAGCAGCACCAAGTACTTTTGAAAGTACACTTGTAACTATTGCCAATTCTGTTTTTGAACCAGAAATAACGACTGGCGCAACTTATAGTGGAGATAAAACTATAAATGATGGTTATGGAAAAGCAATAGTGCATACAGAAACAACAGCTTCTTATGGAACAAGTGCACTATCACCAAGTGGGAATTTTACAGGCATTCCTTTTCTTATTTCTTCAAGTGGCACCAATCAAATTCAACTTTGGATGCGAAAAGAAGATGACTTTGTATTTGTAGCCTTACCTAAACTTTCTCCAATTGTGATATCTGGGTTTCTTGTGGATCCAAATGGTGGAGATGCTAATAATGAATATATCCAATTTTTAGCCACAAGAGATATTAATTTCGCTACCACACCATTTTCTGTTTACACGAGCAATAATGCCGGGGCAACAACATTCCCAACTTTGGGATGGAATACAGGTGGAGCTAGAACATATAAATTTAATTTAACCAGTGGAACGGTTTCCAAGGGAGAATATTTTTATGTTGGTGGTACGCCTAAACGAATTAACGGTTCATCTAGTGTTCTCTCCACTGATATTAGTTCAGCAAAATGGATTAGAAGTGTAGATTATTCTGTTGCAACTGGGGCAGTAGGAGCAGATGGTATAGGAGCCAAAACTGATAATTTGCTTGCAAACAGCGGTAACGTTGCTGGTATTGCAATATTTGAAGGAACTACAGTTACCTTAGCTTCGACACCATTAGACGTAATATTTTTTGGTGGCGCCAATGGTAATTTCTATTCAGTCGGACCGCCAGAGGTTGGATATAAAATCACAATTAATGATTTTTATACCACATTTAATCCATCAACTCGTGGTACACAGTTATATTACGGAGCAGGCACAAATGTAAATCGACTTTCATTTCCTGGCGCTACAAGTTTTGCTAAACTAGGTGGTTTGTATGATGCGACCTCTGGAAGATGGGTAAACGGAAGAGCATTAACAAATGTGCCTTTAACAGTCACCTCTCCATTAACAGCAATAGAAGGTGGTACCGCACTTGTTAATTAA
- a CDS encoding SusD/RagB family nutrient-binding outer membrane lipoprotein, which produces MKNIKNYTLLFAVGISFLSCKKDFNEVNTDPIGKSSTTANQLLAPALINVLSVNMSRNRSFNNELMQVTVDINDGEGRIFRYDVRRNVADQTWNVWYPELTNLRNIGTIASQPESLNKSYQAISKISEAWVFQLLTDVYGDVPYTQANQGKEGVLEPVFDKQKDIYLDLFKKLEEANTLLADGVAIIPTGDPLYQGDVSKWRRLGNSLYLRLLMRIAAKTDVSAQVIAKIKEMVDTNPAKYPIMQDNTHTAKILWNGTNSSTAVFSSPFMNTRAVDFRTPAITKFFMDNLTTWADPRIDTRFGRNNIGRWGIAQGPGGYIGVPSGYAAGSSVVKQAYFYSDAQVTNGITLQTDAYTGIIMNVAEVDFILAEAAAKGWINTTGETYYYKGIADAINYWLPSVFANPNDPLVKAYAVTADIDWDNNFPLNSTTAGAASKMELIHLQKYYAMFLVDFQQWLEYRRTGHPILPKGTGLENGGRMPARLNYPLISQSTNPTSYKAAVASQGADDINTLVWWQKP; this is translated from the coding sequence ATGAAAAATATTAAAAATTATACATTATTATTTGCTGTTGGCATTTCATTTCTCTCTTGCAAAAAAGATTTTAATGAAGTAAATACAGATCCTATCGGGAAAAGTAGTACCACTGCAAATCAATTATTAGCTCCGGCATTAATAAATGTTTTAAGTGTTAACATGAGCAGAAATCGTAGTTTCAATAACGAATTGATGCAAGTTACGGTAGATATTAATGATGGTGAAGGGAGGATATTTAGGTACGATGTTAGGCGTAACGTTGCAGATCAAACGTGGAACGTTTGGTATCCGGAATTAACTAATTTAAGAAACATTGGCACAATTGCTAGTCAGCCTGAATCCTTAAATAAATCCTATCAGGCAATTTCGAAAATAAGTGAAGCTTGGGTATTTCAATTGCTAACAGATGTTTATGGAGATGTTCCTTATACTCAAGCAAACCAAGGTAAAGAAGGCGTTTTAGAACCTGTTTTTGATAAACAAAAGGACATTTACCTAGATTTATTCAAAAAGTTAGAAGAAGCAAATACTTTATTAGCAGATGGAGTTGCGATTATACCAACAGGTGATCCACTTTATCAAGGCGATGTTTCCAAATGGCGTAGGTTAGGCAATTCATTATACTTAAGATTATTAATGCGTATCGCTGCCAAAACAGATGTAAGTGCTCAGGTAATCGCTAAAATTAAAGAGATGGTTGATACCAATCCAGCAAAATATCCAATTATGCAGGATAATACCCATACCGCAAAAATTCTTTGGAATGGCACAAATAGCAGCACAGCAGTATTTTCATCGCCATTTATGAATACTCGTGCTGTAGATTTTAGAACGCCAGCAATCACAAAATTTTTTATGGATAACCTTACTACTTGGGCAGATCCACGCATTGATACAAGATTTGGTAGAAATAACATTGGTCGATGGGGAATTGCTCAAGGTCCGGGTGGATATATTGGCGTACCAAGTGGTTATGCTGCCGGAAGTTCTGTAGTTAAGCAAGCTTATTTTTATTCAGATGCTCAGGTAACCAATGGTATTACTTTACAAACTGATGCTTATACTGGTATCATTATGAACGTAGCTGAAGTTGATTTTATTCTGGCCGAGGCAGCAGCAAAAGGTTGGATCAACACTACGGGAGAAACATATTATTATAAAGGTATTGCTGACGCCATTAATTATTGGTTGCCATCGGTATTTGCTAATCCAAACGATCCATTAGTAAAGGCATATGCCGTTACTGCAGATATAGATTGGGACAATAATTTCCCTTTAAACTCTACTACAGCAGGTGCTGCAAGTAAAATGGAATTAATTCATTTACAAAAATATTATGCCATGTTTCTGGTAGATTTTCAACAATGGTTAGAGTACAGAAGAACCGGGCATCCTATTTTACCAAAAGGCACAGGTTTAGAAAATGGCGGTAGAATGCCAGCCAGATTAAATTATCCGCTAATTAGTCAGTCTACAAACCCAACAAGTTATAAAGCTGCAGTAGCTTCACAAGGTGCTGATGATATTAATACATTAGTTTGGTGGCAAAAACCCTAA